One window of the Stegostoma tigrinum isolate sSteTig4 chromosome 16, sSteTig4.hap1, whole genome shotgun sequence genome contains the following:
- the ist1 gene encoding IST1 homolog isoform X4 yields MLGSGFRPERLRVNLRLVINRLKLLEKKKTELAQKARKEIADYLSAGKDERARIRVEHIIREDYLVEAMEILELYCDLLLARFGMIQSMKELDTGLSESISTLIWAAPRLQTEVAELRVVSDQLCAKYSKEYGKLCRTNQIGTVNERLMLKLSVEAPPKILVERYLIEIAKNYNVPYEPDAVVMGEVPAGVEADLIDVDNGDKKGGPGGGGGGGFTAHTAGGMPMPMPMPTPSIPFSYPPRKGPDNNLPVDTYQPFNNFQPPNMGGNPPPIPTQPPTYESIDDVNNTDTHLPSPKLPGPSVPIPAPRQLPGPAATPSNFVYDNVTIPELPSVPDTLPTASVGGTSTASEDIDFDDLSRRFEDLKKKT; encoded by the exons CTGAGTTAGCGCAGAAAGccaggaaagaaattgcagattaCCTTTCAGCTGGGAAGGATGAAAGGGCCCGAATCCGTGTTGAGCACATCATTCGAGAGGACTACTTGGTAGAAGCAATGGAAATTCTGGAACTGTACTGTGATTTGTTGCTTGCACGCTTTGGGATGATCCAGTCAATGAA GGAACTTGACACTGGCCTCAGTGAATCTATTTCCACTCTGATTTGGGCTGCCCCACGTCTCCAGACTGAAGTTGCCGAATTGAGAGTT GTCTCAGATCAGCTGTGTGCCAAGTACAGCAAGGAGTATGGAAAACTTTGCAGAACAAACCAAATAGGGACTGTAAATGAAAGG CTTATGCTCAAGCTAAGTGTTGAGGCACCACCCAAAATTCTTGTGGAGAGATACTTAATCGAGATAGCAAAGAACTACAATGTTCCGTATGAGCCTGATGCTGTTGTCATG GGTGAGGTCCCAGCTGGAGTGGAAGCAGATTTGATTGATGTGGATAATGGTGATAAAAAGGGTGGCCctggagggggaggtggtggaggattTACAGCACATACTGCAGGCGGTATGCCTATGCCTATGCCAATGCCAACACCATCTATACCATTTTCATACCCACCAAGGAAAGGACCA GATAACAATCTGCCAGTGGACACTTACCAGCCATTCAACAACTTCCAGCCACCTAACATGGGGGGTAACCCACCCCCAATACCAACGCAACCACCAACATATGAATCT ATAGATGATGTCAACAATACTGACACTCATTTGCCTTCTCCCAAGCTTCCTG GCCCTTCAGTCCCAATACCGGCACCTCGACAGTTGCCAGGACCTGCTGCTACTccaagcaactttgtttatgaTAACGTGACAATACCCGAATTACCCTCTGTGCCTGACACCCTACCAACAGCATCTGTTGGTGGCACTTCCACAGCTTCAGAAGATATTGATTTTGACGATCTGTCTCGTAGATTTGAGGACTTGAAGAAGAAAACTTAA